One part of the Andrena cerasifolii isolate SP2316 chromosome 4, iyAndCera1_principal, whole genome shotgun sequence genome encodes these proteins:
- the LOC143368611 gene encoding sodium channel protein 60E isoform X5, with product MIPSQGGREGCKGSPNPPSNGSEDNGFTNRPRVAGLYATNLSREELVRFSSGETTRSRAPARDILERPSREIGSQRSLNLPAGIAEEFELLDRSRHGISRTPQPLRRGEHYEPRPRFDPDSARHEYHGSPSIEAARARDHHQQQDERMARGPDALRGSVLEFPRGEEAPWIDSSVDSSRMPIPGRDYGGRRGQDAASSSASILISPASETGECHGPSPPEAEKPSPPPYAGLSPPEYTGHEYGDNVETPSPIFATYPLASYAEETRHGRSRSSVSDVELEYAAREERSRANERLAATESGQASAAARSRASRQHGHREASESEVIYEKSTDEDVSRPRDVARLRPPLAAAAGTSADSGTGDSGSAEIQVDPLGTPRAATADEISDDRAGNEPENGAAAGKSAVKTPTGNNKQTVKLFTKESLDRLENRTVQLVRDYGFQPKRRMSVEDGAVLPNKYEPFPTDLYGRPLEEIDNFIYDETFCVVSKRFRKNYIHRFTATSSWFIFSPWNPIRRYCIFLSTNQYFDYMVMATIILNCAFLAMTETIEEAEYIFLAIYTAEMVIKSIAKGFVLNKYTYLRNPWNWLDFVVITSGYATIGMEVGNLAGLRTFRVLRALKTVSILPGLKTIINALLHSFKQLAEVMTLTIFCLMVFALFALQVYMGELRNKCVKNIESNDTQIDWNEWTWNSSNWAFDEDEEPIICGNATGARHCNESYICLCVGPNPNHGFTNFDNFLWSMLTTFQLITLDYWEDVYNKVLSACGPISVSFFTVVVFFGSFYLINLMLAVVALSYEEEAEITNEERRKDLTDHREDSTFSFDPTKINVKTLAKEKQKKLDARKGVLLSSYTRKKTRKRRRARSTAGAGSAGQDKSGSVPSRSVTPSPSPSPRHSAVHRPSHLLLQNVSPRTVETNAVHRLAPNRGMLHSRQASNNSNQQSSLDDSGVVDDHDGDDVTSVEEHDKRDNRESRHDWQEKVPSNNNDADVIVEPDARARARAGADTEAETPSERERSQPTRSGYLRASTNVPTSLGTTTAREIRVFKCNGVKTKKQMYTLPPEYLSHIVILDDLPDRNCEKCIQCCIDYEGWLRFQNCLYKILPSSW from the exons ATGATACCTTCGCAAGGTGGCCGTGAGGGATGTAAAGGTTCTCCCAACCCTCCGAGCAACGGCTCTGAGGACAATGGCTTCACTAATCGACCTCGAGTGGCGGGCCTTTACGCGACGAACCTCTCCAGAGAAGAGCTCGTTCGGTTCTCGTCAGGAGAGACTACTCGATCCCGCGCTCCCGCGCGAGATATTCTTGAGAGACCGTCGCGGGAGATTGGGAGCCAGCGAAGTTTAAACCTGCCTGCAGGCATCGCCGAGGAGTTCGAGCTGCTGGATCGCTCGAGGCACGGGATCTCGAGGACGCCCCAGCCATTGAGAAGGGGCGAACACTACGAGCCTAGGCCCAGGTTCGATCCGGACTCCGCCAGGCACGAGTACCATGGATCCCCATCGATCGAGGCGGCTCGCGCCAGGGACCATCATCAGCAACAGGATGAGCGGATGGCTCGTGGTCCCGACGCCCTCCGCGGATCCGTCCTGGAGTTTCCGCGCGGCGAGGAGGCTCCGTGGATCGACTCGAGCGTCGACAGTTCTAGGATGCCGATTCCGGGCCGCGACTACGGCGGGAGGAGAGGGCAGGATGCCGCTTCGTCCTCCGCTTCGATACTCATATCCCCCGCGAGCGAGACCGGCGAATGCCATGGACCATCGCCCCCGGAAGCGGAGAAACCATCGCCGCCACCGTACGCGGGTCTCAGCCCACCGGAGTACACGGGTCACGAGTACGGGGACAACGTCGAGACTCCGTCCCCGATCTTCGCCACTTATCCGCTGGCATCGTACGCCGAGGAGACGCGCCACGGTCGATCCCGATCGTCCGTTTCGGACGTCGAGCTTGAGTATGCGGCCCGCGAGGAACGCTCGAGGGCCAACGAGAGGCTGGCAGCCACCGAGTCGGGGCAAGCCTCCGCCGCGGCTAGATCGAGGGCGTCCAGGCAACACGGTCACCGAGAGGCTTCAGAGTCCGAAGTGATCTACGAGAAATCTACCGACGAGGATGTCTCCAGGCCCAGAGACGTCGCGAGGCTACGGCCGCCGTTGGCCGCGGCGGCGGGCACATCCGCCGATTCCGGGACCGGCGACTCGGGAAGCGCCGAGATCCAAGTGGATCCGCTCGGTACTCCTCGCGCGGCCACCGCTGACGAGATCTCCGACGACAGGGCCGGGAACGAGCCGGAGAACGGTGCCGCCGCTGGCAAGTCGGCCGTCAAGACGCCGACCGGTAACAATAAGCAAACGGTGAAGCTGTTCACGAAGGAGAGCCTCGACAGGCTGGAGAACAGGACCGTGCAGCTCGTTAGGGATTATGGCTTTCAACCGAAGAGACGAATGTCCGTTGAGGATGGCGCGGTGCTTCCAAACAAATACGAACCGTTCCCGACCGATCTTTACGGTAGACCGCTCGAGGAAATCGACAACTTTATATACGACGAG ACATTTTGCGTGGTGTCGAAGAGATTTCGTAAAAATTACATCCATAGATTCACGGCGACGAGCAGTTGGTTCATATTCTCCCCATGGAATCCTATAAGGCGGTACTGTATCTTCCTAAGCACGAATCAGTACTTCGATTATATGGTCATGGCTACGATAATATTAAATTGTGCCTTCCTCGCCATGACAGAAACCATCGAGGAAGCTGA ATATATATTCTTAGCTATATACACCGCCGAAATGGTGATCAAGTCGATAGCCAAGGGATTTGTGCTCAATAAGTACACCTACCTACGAAACCCGTGGAACTGGCTGGATTTCGTGGTGATCACCAGCGGATACGCTACAATAGGGATGGAAGTAGGGAATCTAGCTGGGCTGAGGACGTTCCGAGTATTGAGAGCCCTCAAGACCGTTTCAATATTGCCTG GCTTGAAAACTATCATCAACGCATTGTTACATAGTTTTAAGCAGCTTGCCGAAGTGATGACGCTCACGATCTTCTGTCTCATGGTGTTCGCGCTTTTCGCCCTGCAAGTTTACATGGGCGAGCTTCGGAACAAGTGTGTAAAGAATATAGAATCTAATGACACGCAAATCGACTGGAACGA GTGGACTTGGAATTCGTCCAACTGGGCATTCGACGAGGATGAGGAGCCGATAATTTGCGGGAACGCGACCGGCGCCAG GCACTGCAACGAGAGCTACATCTGCCTTTGTGTTGGACCGAATCCAAACCACGGGTTTACAAACTTCGATAATTTTCTGTGGTCGATGCTCACCACGTTCCAACTGATCACACTGGATTACTGGGAAGACGTCTACAATAAG GTGTTGTCGGCGTGCGGACCTATCAGCGTCTCGTTCTTCACGGTGGTCGTGTTTTTCGGCtcgttttatttaatcaatctGATGCTGGCGGTCGTTGCGCTCAGCTACGAGGAGGAAGCAGAAATTACCAACGAG GAACGAAGGAAAGACTTAACCGACCATCGCGAGGACTCGACGTTTAGTTTCGACCCGACAAAGATCAACGTGAAGACTCTTGCCAAAGAGAAGCAAAAGAAATTGGACGCGCGGAAAGGCGTTCTTCTGAGCAGTTACACGCGGAAGAAGACGCGGAAGAGAAGACGCGCGAGGAGCACTGCCGGAGCTGGCTCAGCTGGCCAGGATAAGAGTGGCTCTGTGCCAAGCAG ATCGGTGACACCGAGCCCAAGTCCAAGTCCAAGGCATTCGGCGGTTCATCGACCGTCTCACTTACTTTTGCAAAATGTCAGTCCGCGGACAGTGGAGACCAACGCGGTTCATCGATTGGCGCCAAATCGTGGGATGCTTCACTCCAGACAGGCGAGCAACAACAGTAATCAGCAATCGTCGCTGGACGACTCGGGGGTGGTCGACGAtcacgacggcgacgacgtcaCGTCCGTGGAGGAGCACGACAAACGGGATAACAGGGAATCGAGGCACGATTGGCAGGAGAAAGTACCCAGCAATAACAATGATGCCGATGTGATCGTCGAGCCCGATGCCAGGGCCAGAGCAAGGGCTGGCGCTGATACCGAGGCAGAGACCCCCAGCGAACGTGAAAGATCGCAGCCTACTCGGTCCGGCTACCTTCGAGCATCCACGAACGTCCCCACGTCACTTGGTACTACAACCGCTCGAGAAATCAGGGTGTTTAAATGCAATGGCGTCAAGACGAAGAAACAAATGTACACCTTGCCGCCAGAATATTTATCGCACATTGTTATTTTAG ATGATCTTCCGGATAGAAACTGCGAGAAGTGCATACAATGCTGCATAGATTACGAGGGCTGGCTACGGTTTCAGAATTGCCTGTACAAG ATCTTACCTTCGAGCTGGTAG